A DNA window from Oryzias latipes chromosome 5, ASM223467v1 contains the following coding sequences:
- the slc16a1 gene encoding monocarboxylate transporter 1, which produces MPCAVGGPEGYTPPEGGWGWMVVTGAFISIGFSYAFPKCITVFFKEIEVIFDVTSSQVSWISSIMLAVMYGGGPISSILVNKYGSRPVMMAGGLLSGVGLVAASFCNSVPALYFCIGVIGGLGLAFNLNPALTMIGKYFYKRRPIANGIAMAGSPVFLSTLAPLNTWFFDQFGWRGSFMILGGLLLNCCVAGSLMRPIGPKPKPAEKTTERRTVSQTINSFIDLTLFKHRGFLLYILGNSIMFFGLFAPLVFLSNYAKSEDIPKEKAAFLLSVLAFVDMFARPSMGFVASTKWVRPRIQYYFAASALLNGVCHVLAPVSVDYTGFVIYAIFFGFAYGWLSSVLFETLMDLVGAQRFSSAVGLVTIVECGPVLLGPPLLGKFKDIYHHYRYTYQSCGIILIVSSVFLFAGMGLNYRLLAKEKKEEERRARVGNRGQSSNVDHASKAVAEAQSKEDTV; this is translated from the exons ATGCCGTGTGCCGTTGGTGGTCCCGAAGGCTACACTCCACCAGAAGGTGGCTGGGGATGGATGGTGGTGACTGGGGCCTTCATTTCTATCGGCTTCTCTTATGCCTTTCCCAAGTGCATCACTGTCTTCTTCAAAGAAATTGAGGTGATCTTCGACGTGACAAGCAGCCAGGTGTCATGGATCTCATCTATCATGCTAGCAGTCATGTATGGCGGAG GCCCTATAAGCAGCATCTTGGTTAACAAATATGGCAGTCGCCCTGTCATGATGGCTGGAGGATTACTATCCGGAGTGGGACTTGTTGCTGCCTCTTTCTGCAACTCTGTTCCAGCCTTGTACTTCTGCATTGGTGTGATAGGAG GTTTGGGGTTGGCTTTCAACCTGAACCCTGCCCTCACTATGATTGGAAAGTACTTCTACAAAAGACGTCCTATTGCTAATGGGATTGCCATGGCTGGAAGTCCTGTCTTTCTCTCTACCTTGGCTCCTCTCAACACCTGGTTCTTTGACCAGTTTGGCTGGAGAGGAAGTTTTATGATTCTTGGAGGACTGCTTCTTAACTGCTGTGTTGCAGGCTCACTCATGCGACCTATAGGGCCAAAACCAAAACCAGCAGAGAAGACCACTGAGAGAAGGACTGTATCACAGACCATTAACAGCTTCATTGACCTCACTTTGTTTAAGCACCGTGGGTTTTTGCTCTACATCCTGGGCAACTCTATAATGTTTTTTGGCTTGTTTGCACCACTAGTGTTTCTCTCTAATTATGCCAAGAGTGAAGACATACCAAAGGAAAAGGCAGCTTTTTTACTCTCTGTGCTGGCTTTTGTTGACATGTTTGCCCGTCCTTCAATGGGCTTTGTGGCTAGTACCAAGTGGGTTCGGCCCAGAATCCAATACTACTTTGCTGCCTCTGCACTGCTCAATGGTGTGTGTCATGTTTTGGCCCCTGTATCTGTTGACTACACAGGCTTTGTTATTTACGCCATTTTTTTTGGATTCGCTTATGGCTGGCTGAGCTCAGTGCTGTTTGAGACTTTGATGGATCTCGTGGGGGCCCAGCGCTTCTCAAGTGCTGTTGGGCTGGTCACCATTGTGGAATGTGGTCCAGTACTGTTAGGGCCTCCGCTGCTGG gaaagtTCAAAGACATCTACCATCATTACAGGTACACATACCAGAGCTGTGGGATCATCCTCATCGTCTCCAGTGTCTTCCTGTTTGCTGGAATGGGACTTAACTATCGGCTGTTggccaaagagaaaaaagaggaggagagaagggCCAGGGTGGGAAATAGAGGACAAAGTTCCAATGTTGACCATGCTTCTAAAGCGGTGGCAGAGGCTCAGAGCAAAGAAGACACTGTCTAG